From the genome of Deltaproteobacteria bacterium HGW-Deltaproteobacteria-18, one region includes:
- a CDS encoding VOC family protein codes for MAAFTGINHLAMVTADMDRTVNFWRDLLGMRLVVGLGHPGYRHYFFEITDNDMIAFFEWPNVEPIAEKDHGAPVRGPAAFDHLSFGVESLEELGRLKDLLEANDFWASEFIDHGFIISLYSFDPNNIPIEFSYAVPEYDVRSHPIMIDSNPTPAAMEGSKPHPERWRAAVPSDSDRGTYPGEAEAVRAAFIKKT; via the coding sequence ATGGCAGCGTTCACAGGCATCAACCACCTGGCCATGGTCACGGCGGACATGGACCGGACGGTAAACTTCTGGCGTGATCTGCTCGGCATGCGTCTGGTCGTCGGCCTTGGGCATCCCGGGTACAGGCATTATTTTTTCGAGATTACAGATAATGACATGATCGCCTTTTTCGAATGGCCCAACGTGGAGCCCATTGCCGAAAAGGATCATGGCGCCCCGGTGCGCGGGCCTGCGGCTTTCGACCATCTGTCCTTTGGAGTGGAGAGCCTTGAAGAGTTGGGGCGCTTGAAGGACTTGCTGGAAGCCAATGATTTCTGGGCCTCGGAATTCATCGATCACGGGTTCATCATTTCCCTGTACTCCTTTGATCCCAACAATATCCCTATTGAATTCAGTTATGCCGTGCCCGAATACGACGTTCGCTCCCATCCGATAATGATCGACTCCAATCCGACTCCGGCCGCAATGGAAGGCAGTAAGCCGCATCCGGAAAGATGGCGGGCCGCCGTTCCCTCGGATTCGGACCGCGGCACCTATCCCGGCGAAGCTGAAGCCGTGCGTGCCGCATTCATCAAAAAAACATAA
- the murA gene encoding UDP-N-acetylglucosamine 1-carboxyvinyltransferase — protein sequence MDKLVIEGGVPLKGEVRISGSKNAALPILLASILVEGEVRLTNVPNLRDIATTLKLLELLGCRAEFNDGDVLLHSCDLKPEAPYDLVRTMRASVLCLGPLLARLGRARVAMPGGCAIGARPVDLHLKGLEQMGAVFELESGDIVGTCDRLKGAHIHLDFPTVGGTEHLIMAAVLAEGETVLENAAREPEIQDLAEFLNTCGARITGHGTSVVHIEGVESLHGCSYPVMPDRIEAGTYLVAAGMTKGELILRDCPVDALDAVISKLREMGMVIDGDRDMLTATVDGPLNCVDLSTRPYPGFPTDMQAQIMALMCVSRGAGVITEGIFENRFMHVQELARLGAHITLSGQSAMVRGVDSLKGATVMASDLRASACLVLAGLAATGRTDVRRIYHLDRGYEQMEVKLASVGARIRREQE from the coding sequence ATGGATAAACTTGTCATAGAAGGTGGCGTTCCGCTCAAGGGCGAGGTCCGCATCAGCGGCTCCAAGAACGCGGCCTTGCCGATTTTGCTCGCATCGATTCTGGTTGAAGGCGAGGTGCGTCTCACCAATGTGCCGAATCTGCGCGATATCGCCACCACGTTGAAACTGCTCGAACTGCTTGGTTGCCGCGCCGAATTCAATGATGGGGACGTGCTGTTGCATTCGTGTGACCTGAAGCCCGAAGCGCCCTATGATCTGGTGCGCACCATGCGCGCTTCCGTGCTGTGCCTGGGGCCGCTTCTGGCCAGGCTCGGCCGGGCGCGGGTGGCCATGCCCGGCGGCTGCGCCATCGGGGCGCGGCCCGTGGATCTGCATCTCAAGGGGCTGGAGCAGATGGGGGCCGTCTTCGAGCTTGAGAGCGGCGACATCGTCGGCACCTGCGACCGCCTCAAAGGGGCCCATATCCACCTTGATTTCCCCACCGTGGGCGGCACCGAGCACCTGATCATGGCCGCTGTGCTGGCCGAAGGGGAGACCGTGCTCGAGAACGCGGCCCGGGAGCCGGAAATCCAGGATCTGGCCGAATTTCTGAACACCTGCGGAGCCCGCATCACCGGTCACGGCACCAGCGTCGTACATATCGAGGGCGTGGAATCCCTGCACGGCTGTTCCTATCCCGTCATGCCCGACCGCATCGAGGCGGGCACCTATCTGGTGGCGGCAGGAATGACGAAGGGTGAACTGATCCTGCGGGACTGCCCGGTGGATGCACTTGACGCCGTGATCTCGAAATTGCGCGAGATGGGGATGGTCATCGACGGCGATCGCGACATGCTGACCGCCACCGTCGACGGTCCGCTGAACTGCGTCGATCTTTCCACCAGACCCTACCCTGGCTTTCCCACGGACATGCAGGCCCAGATCATGGCGCTCATGTGCGTCAGCCGTGGCGCGGGCGTGATCACAGAGGGTATCTTCGAGAATCGCTTCATGCATGTCCAGGAACTGGCCCGTCTCGGCGCGCACATCACCCTCTCCGGGCAGAGTGCCATGGTGCGCGGTGTGGACTCACTGAAAGGCGCCACGGTCATGGCCTCGGACCTGCGCGCCAGCGCCTGCCTGGTCCTGGCCGGTCTGGCGGCCACGGGGCGCACCGATGTGCGCCGCATCTATCACCTTGACCGCGGCTACGAGCAGATGGAAGTGAAGCTGGCCTCCGTAGGCGCCAGGATCAGACGCGAACAGGAATAG
- a CDS encoding molecular chaperone HtpG encodes MSQAQQFEFKTEIKQLLDIITHSIYTSREIFLRELVSNASDALDKLRFEQARSAEIANPDLELQISITADEENSTLVIADTGIGMTIDELVKNIGTIAHSGSAEFIRQAMADQANSSNIIGRFGVGFYSVFMVADKVTIRTRSFDPGAKAVEWSSDGLGTYTVAELEEDLPRGTTLTLQLKEDGKEFAEKNRITSIIKKHSNFISFPILVQGEKANTVQALWRENKFSITPEQYTEFYKFLTYDHEEPLDTLHMSVDAPVQFSALAFVPPRSQDTFGFDRENYGLDLYVRRVLIQSKNKDLIPEYLGFMRGVVDTEDLPLNISRETLQENLLIRKIATTLTKQILSHLKKLGQDKDRYVKFWNEHAKRFKLGYADFANQEAFGELLRFNSSRHEDKNGLISLEEYIEAAKEGQKEIYYISGPSREAIEQNPHLEIFRAKGLEVLYLYEPVDEFVMDSLRKFKEFELKATENADITNIEKYADHAEKKDKPEELSKEESQDMGRFLKRVQEILGDRITEARISKRLSQSPSCLVSPDGSTSQMHKIMQLVTKDTSIPKKVFEINQDHKLVRNLLSVFAKDEKDEFVATVIEQLYESALLMDGYLADPHKMVNRLNKLMEDSSAWYKEREEK; translated from the coding sequence ATGTCTCAGGCACAACAGTTCGAGTTCAAAACAGAAATCAAGCAATTACTCGATATCATTACACATTCCATCTACACTAGCCGGGAAATATTTCTGCGAGAGCTGGTCTCCAACGCCTCCGACGCCCTGGACAAGCTGCGCTTCGAGCAGGCCCGCTCGGCCGAGATCGCAAACCCCGACCTTGAACTGCAGATATCCATCACCGCAGACGAGGAGAACAGCACGCTCGTCATCGCCGACACCGGGATAGGCATGACCATTGATGAACTGGTCAAGAACATCGGCACCATCGCACATTCCGGGTCCGCCGAATTCATCCGCCAGGCCATGGCCGACCAGGCCAACTCCTCCAACATCATCGGCCGCTTCGGCGTAGGCTTCTATTCGGTCTTCATGGTCGCCGACAAGGTCACCATCCGCACCCGTTCCTTCGATCCCGGGGCCAAGGCCGTGGAGTGGAGCTCTGACGGGCTCGGCACTTACACCGTTGCCGAACTGGAAGAGGACCTGCCGCGCGGCACGACCCTGACCCTGCAGCTCAAGGAAGACGGCAAAGAATTCGCGGAGAAGAACCGCATCACTTCCATCATCAAGAAGCACTCCAATTTCATCTCCTTCCCCATCCTGGTCCAGGGCGAGAAGGCCAACACCGTGCAGGCCCTGTGGCGCGAGAACAAGTTCTCCATCACGCCCGAGCAGTACACGGAGTTCTACAAGTTCCTGACCTACGACCACGAAGAGCCCCTGGACACCCTGCACATGAGCGTCGACGCCCCGGTGCAGTTCTCGGCCCTGGCTTTCGTGCCCCCGCGCAGCCAGGACACCTTCGGCTTCGACCGCGAGAACTACGGCCTGGACCTCTATGTGCGCCGCGTGCTGATCCAGAGCAAGAACAAGGACCTCATCCCTGAATACCTGGGTTTCATGCGCGGCGTGGTCGATACCGAGGACCTTCCGCTCAACATCTCGCGCGAGACCCTGCAGGAAAACCTGCTCATCCGCAAAATCGCCACCACCCTGACCAAGCAGATCCTCTCGCACCTCAAAAAACTCGGGCAGGACAAGGACCGCTACGTCAAGTTCTGGAACGAGCACGCCAAGCGCTTCAAGCTCGGCTACGCGGATTTCGCCAATCAGGAGGCCTTCGGGGAACTGCTCCGCTTCAATTCCTCACGCCATGAGGACAAGAACGGGCTCATCTCCCTGGAGGAATACATCGAGGCAGCCAAGGAAGGGCAGAAGGAAATCTACTACATCTCCGGCCCCAGCCGCGAAGCCATCGAACAGAACCCGCACCTGGAAATCTTCCGCGCCAAGGGCCTGGAAGTGCTCTACCTGTACGAACCCGTGGACGAGTTCGTCATGGACAGCCTGCGCAAGTTCAAGGAGTTCGAGCTCAAGGCCACTGAAAACGCCGATATCACGAACATCGAGAAATACGCTGACCACGCCGAGAAAAAGGACAAGCCCGAGGAACTCTCCAAAGAGGAATCCCAGGACATGGGCCGCTTTCTGAAACGTGTGCAGGAGATCCTCGGCGACCGCATCACCGAGGCCCGCATCTCCAAGCGCTTGAGCCAGAGCCCGTCCTGCCTGGTCAGCCCGGACGGTTCCACGTCCCAGATGCACAAGATCATGCAGCTGGTGACCAAGGACACCTCCATTCCCAAGAAGGTCTTCGAGATCAACCAGGACCACAAGCTGGTCAGAAACCTGCTCTCGGTCTTCGCCAAGGACGAGAAGGACGAATTCGTGGCCACCGTGATCGAACAACTCTACGAATCCGCCCTGCTCATGGACGGCTACCTGGCCGACCCGCACAAGATGGTCAACCGCCTGAACAAGCTGATGGAAGACTCCAGCGCCTGGTACAAGGAGCGGGAAGAAAAATAG